From Myxocyprinus asiaticus isolate MX2 ecotype Aquarium Trade chromosome 25, UBuf_Myxa_2, whole genome shotgun sequence, one genomic window encodes:
- the LOC127416276 gene encoding myosin heavy chain, fast skeletal muscle-like → MGDGEMECFGPAAIFLRKPERERIEAQNTPFDAKTAFFVVDADEMYLKGTLVSREGGKATVKTLVGGKTVTVKEDEIFPMNPPKFDKIEDMAMMTHLNEPAVLFNLKERYAAWMIYTYSGLFCVTVNPYKWLPVYDSVVVAGYRGKKRIEAPPHIFSISDNAYQFMLTDRENQSVLITGESGAGKTVNTKRVIQYFATVGAMSGGKKAEPVPGKMQGSLEDQIVAANPLLEAYGNAKTVRNDNSSRFGKFIRIHFGTTGKLASADIETYLLEKSRVTFQLSAERSYHIFYQLMTGHKPELLEALLITTNPYDYPMISMGEITVKSINDVEEFIATDTAIDILGFSADEKMSIYKLTGAVMHHCNMKFKQKQREEQAEPDGTEVADKIAYLMGLNSADLLKALCFPRVKVGNEFVTKGQTVPQVNNSVSALCKSVYEKMFLWMVIRINEMLDTKQPRQYFIGVLDIAGFEIFDFNSLEQLCINFTNEKLQQFFNHHMFVLEQEEYKKEGIEWEFIDFGMDLAACIELIEKPMGIFSILEEECMFPKATDTSFKNKLYDQHLGKAAAFQKPKPAKGKAEAHFSLVHYAGTVDYNIGGWLDKNKDPLNDSVVQLYQKSSLKVLAFLYAAHGSEAEGGGGKKGGKKKGGSFQTVSALFRENLGKLMTNLRSTHPHFVRCLIPNESKTPGLMENYLVIHQLRCNGVLEGIRICRKGFPSRILYGDFKQRYKVLNASVIPEGQFIDNKKASEKLLGSIDVDHTQYKFGHTKVFFKAGLLGALEEMRDEKLALLVTMTQALCRGYLMRREFVKMMERRESIYSIQYNIRSFMNVKHWPWMKLYFKIKPLLKSAETEKEMAAMKENYEKMKEDLAKALAKKKELEEKMVSLLQEKNDLQLQVAAESENLSDAEERCEGLIKSKIQLEAKLKETTERLEDEEEINAELTAKKRKLEDECSELKKDIDDLELTLAKVEKEKHATENKVKNLTEEMASQDESIAKLTKEKKALQESHQQTLDDLQAEEDKVNTLTKAKTKLEQQVDDLEGSLEQEKKLRMDLERAKRKLEGDLKLAQESIMDLENEKQQSDEKIKKKDFEISQLLSKIEDEQSLGAQLQKKIKELQARIEELEEEIEAERAARAKVEKQRADLSRELEEISERLEEAGGATAAQIEMNKRREAEFQKLRRDLEESTLQHEATAAALRKKQADSVAELGEQIDNLQRVKQKLEKEKSEYKMEIDDLSSNMEAVAKSKTNLEKMCRTLEDQLSEIKAKSDENIRQLNDINAQRARLQTENGEFSRQLEEKEALVSQLTRGKQAYTQQIEELKRHTEEEIKAKNALAHAVQSARHDCDLLREQFEEEQEAKAELQRGMSKANSEVAQWRTKYETDAIQRTEELEEAKKKLAQRLQEAEESIEAVNSKCASLEKTKQRLQGEVEDLMIDVERANALAANLDKKQRNFDKVLAEWKQKYEESQAELEGAHKEARSLSTELFKMKNSYEEALDQLETLKRENKNLQQEISDLTEQLGETGKSIHELEKSKKTVESEKAEIQTALEEAEGTLEHEESKILRVQLELNQVKSEIDRKLAEKDEEMEQIKRNSQRVIDSMQSTLDSEVRSRNDALRVKKKMEGDLNEMEIQLSHANRQAAEAQKQLRNIQGQLKDAQLHLDDAVRGQEDMKEQVAMVERRNNLMQAEIEELRAALEQTERGRKVAEQELVDASERVGLLHSQNTSLINTKKKLEADLVQVQGEVDDAVQEARNAEEKAKKAITDAAMMAEELKKEQDTSAHLERMKKNLEVTVKDLQHRLDEAESLAMKGGKKQLQKLESRVRELESEVEAEQRRGADAVKGVRKYERRVKELTYQTEEDKKNVTRLQDLVDKLQLKVKAYKRQAEEAEEQANTHLSRYRKVQHEMEEAQERADIAESQVNKLRAKSRDIGKVLHKVPNH, encoded by the exons ATGGGTGATGGTGAAATGGAGTGTTTTGGCCCAGCGGCCATTTTCCTCCGGAAGCCAGAAAGAGAGAGGATTGAGGCTCAGAACACCCCGTTTGATGCCAAAACAGCTTTCTTTGTGGTAGATGCTGATGAGATGTACCTGAAAGGTACTCTTGTTAGCAGAGAAGGTGGCAAAGCCACTGTCAAAACTCTAGTTGGTGGGAAA ACTGTCACGGTGAAAGAAGATGAAATCTTCCCCATGAATCCTCCCAAGTTTGACAAAATTGAGGATATGGCCATGATGACCCACCTCAATGAGCCTGCCGTGCTGTTTAACCTCAAAGAGCGTTATGCAGCATGGATGATCTAT ACCTACTCTGGCTTATTCTGCGTCACTGTCAATCCCTACAAGTGGCTTCCAGTGTACGATTCAGTTGTTGTGGCTGGATACAGAGGAAAAAAGAGGATTGAAGCCCCACCTCACATCTTCTCCATCTCTGACAATGCTTATCAGTTCATGCTCACTG ATCGTGAGAACCAGTCTGTTCTGATTAC TGGAGAATCTGGTGCAGGAAAGACTGTGAACACAAAACGTGTCATTCAGTATTTTGCAACTGTTGGTGCAATGTCTGGAGGCAAAAAGGCAGAACCTGTCCCTGGAAAAATGCAG GGATCACTGGAGGACCAAATTGTTGCAGCCAACCCCCTGCTGGAGGCTTATGGTAATGCCAAGACTGTGAGGAATGACAACTCCTCCCGTTTT GGTAAATTCATCAGGATTCACTTTGGCACCACTGGAAAACTGGCTTCAGCTGATATTGAAACTT ATCTGCTGGAAAAGTCAAGAGTAACTTTCCAGCTGTCAGCTGAGAGGAGCTACCATATCTTCTACCAGCTCATGACTGGACACAAGCCAGAACTGCTTG AGGCCCTGCTCATCACCACCAATCCATATGACTATCCAATGATCAGCATGGGTGAAATCACTGTCAAGAGTATCAATGATGTGGAGGAGTTTATTGCCACAGAT ACCGCCATTGACATTCTGGGCTTCAGTGCTGATGAAAAAATGAGCATCTACAAGCTAACAGGTGCTGTGATGCATCATTGCAATATGAAGTTCAAACAGAAGCAGAGAGAGGAGCAGGCAGAACCTGACGGCACTGAGG TGgctgataaaatcgcttacctcaTGGGCCTGAACTCTGCTGACTTGCTGAAAGCTTTGTGTTTCCCAAGAGTGAAGGTCGGAAATGAGTTTGTGACCAAAGGCCAGACAGTCCCACAG GTGAACAATTCTGTCTCAGCTCTCTGCAAGTCTGTCTATGAGAAAATGTTCTTGTGGATGGTCATCCGTATCAATGAGATGTTGGACACAAAGCAGCCCAGACAGTACTTCATTGGTGTGCTGGACATTGCTGGATTTGAGATCTTCGAT TTCAACAGCTTGGAGCAGCTCTGCATCAACTTCACAAATGAGAAACTGCAACAGTTTTTCAACCACCACATGTTTGTGCTGGAGCAAGAGGAGTACAAGAAAGAAGGCATTGAGTGGGAGTTCATTGACTTTGGTATGGACTTGGCTGCCTGCATTGAGCTTATTGAGAAG CCAATGGGCATCTTCTCCATCCTTGAAGAGGAGTGCATGTTCCCCAAGGCCACAGACACAAGCTTCAAAAATAAGCTGTATGATCAGCATCTCGGCAAAGCTGCAGCTTTCCAGAAGCCAAAGCCTGCCAAAGGCAAGGCAGAGGCCCACTTCTCTCTGGTGCACTATGCCGGCACTGTTGACTACAACATTGGGGGCTGGTTGGACAAGAACAAGGATCCACTGAATGATTCAGTTGTGCAACTCTACCAGAAGTCATCACTCAAAGTTCTTGCCTTCCTGTATGCCGCTCATGGATCTGAAG CAGAGGGAGGTGGTGGAAAGAAGGGAGGCAAGAAGAAGGGTGGTTCCTTCCAGACTGTGTCTGCACTTTTTAGG GAGAACTTGGGCAAGCTGATGACTAACCTGAGGAGCACTCACCCTCACTTTGTGCGCTGTTTGATTCCTAACGAGTCCAAGACTCCAG GTCTGATGGAGAACTACCTGGTCATCCACCAGCTCAGGTGTAATGGTGTGCTAGAGGGTATCAGAATTTGCAGAAAGGGTTTCCCCAGCAGAATCCTCTATGGTGACTTCAAGCAGAG ATACAAAGTATTAAATGCTAGTGTCATCCCTGAGGGACAGTTTATTGACAACAAAAAGGCTTCAGAGAAACTGTTGGGCTCAATTGATGTTGACCACACCCAGTACAAGTTTGGGCACACTAAG GTGTTTTTCAAAGCTGGTCTTCTGGGTGCTCTTGAGGAGATGAGAGATGAAAAATTAGCATTGCTGGTTACCATGACTCAGGCTTTGTGCCGTGGATACCTCATGAGGAgagagtttgtcaaaatgatggagAGAAG AGAATCAATTTATAGCATTCAATACAACATTCGCTCATTTATGAATGTGAAACACTGGCCATGGATGAAGCTGTATTTCAAGATCAAGCCTCTTTTGAAGAGTGCAGAGACTGAGAAAGAAATGGCAGCCATGAAGGAGAATTATGAGAAAATGAAAGAAGATTTAGCAAAGGCACTGGCCAAGAAGAAGGAGCTTGAGGAGAAAATGGTGTCACTCCTACAGGAGAAAAATGACCTTCAGCTGCAAGTAGCAGCT GAATCTGAAAATCTCTCTGATGCTGAGGAGAGAtgtgaaggtctcattaaaagcaAGATCCAGCTCGAGGCCAAACTCAAAGAGACAACTGAGAGACTGGAGGATGAAGAGGAAATCAATGCTGAACTGACTGCAAAGAAGAGGAAACTGGAAGATGAATGCTCTGAGCTGAAGAAAGATATTGATGACTTGGAGCTCACCTTGGCAAAAGTGGAGAAGGAGAAACATGCAACTGAAAATAAG gTGAAAAATCTGACTGAGGAGATGGCCTCTCAGGATGAGAGCATTGCCAAGCTGACCAAAGAGAAGAAAGCCCTCCAAGAGTCACACCAGCAGACTCTTGATGACCTTCAGGCAGAGGAAGACAAAGTCAACACTCTGACTAAAGCTAAGACAAAGCTTGAGCAGCAAGTGGATGAT CTTGAGGGCTCACTGGAGCAAGAGAAGAAGCTCCGTATGGACCTTGAGAGAGCAAAGAGGAAACTTGAGGGTGATCTGAAACTGGCACAGGAGTCCATAATGGACCTGGAGAATGAAAAGCAGCAATCAGATGAGAAGATCAAAAA GAAGGACTTTGAGATAAGTCAGCTTCTAAGCAAGATTGAAGATGAACAGTCTTTGGGAGCACAGCTTCAGAAGAAGATCAAAGAACTTCAG GCCCGTATTGAGGAGCTGGAAGAAGAAATCGAGGCTGAGCGAGCTGCTCGTGCTAAAGTGGAGAAGCAGAGAGCTGATCTCTCTAGGGAACTTGAAGAGATCAGTGAGAGGCTTGAGGAAGCTGGTGGAGCAACCGCTGCCCAGATTGAGATGAATAAGAGACGTGAAGCTGAATTCCAGAAGTTGCGTCGTGATCTTGAAGAGTCCACCTTGCAGCATGAAGCTACAGCAGCAGCTCTCCGAAAGAAGCAAGCAGACAGTGTGGCTGAGCTGGGTGAACAGATTGACAACCTCCAGCGTGTCAAGCAGAAgctggagaaagagaagagtgaATACAAGATGGAGATTGATGACTTATCAAGCAACATGGAGGCTGTGGCTAAATCAAAG ACTAATTTAGAGAAGATGTGTCGAACCCTTGAAGATCAACTGAGTGAAATCAAGGCCAAGAGTGATGAAAATATTCGCCAACTGAATGACATCAATGCACAACGAGCAAGACTACAGACTGAAAATG GTGAATTTAGCCGCCAACTGGAAGAGAAAGAAGCACTTGTTTCACAATTAACTAGAGGGAAACAGGCCTATACACAGCAAATTGAGGAGCTTAAGAGGCATACTGAGGAGGAAATCAAG GCCAAAAATGCCCTGGCCCACGCGGTCCAGTCTGCCCGCCATGACTGTGATTTACTCAGAGAGCAGTTTGAGGAGGAACAGGAGGCCAAAGCTGAACTGCAGCGTGGAATGTCTAAAGCCAACAGTGAGGTAGCTCAGTGGAGAACCAAATATGAGACTGATGCTATCCAACGTACTGAAGAGCTTGAGGAAGCTAA GAAAAAGTTGGCCCAACGTCTTCAGGAAGCTGAAGAATCCATTGAGGCTGTGAACTCCAAGTGTGCCTCTCTGGAAAAGACCAAACAGAGACTGCAGGGTGAAGTAGAGGACCTCATGATTGATGTGGAGAGGGCAAATGCATTGGCAGCCAACCTTGACAAAAAGCAGAGAAACTTTGATAAG GTTCTGGCAGAGTGGAAACAGAAGTATGAAGAAAGCCAGGCTGAACTGGAAGGTGCTCATAAAGAAGCTCGTTCTCTTAGCACTGAGCTTTTCAAGATGAAGAACTCCTATGAGGAAGCTCTTGACCAGTTGGAGACCCTGAAGAGGGAGAACAAGAATTTGCAAC AGGAGATTTCTGACCTAACGGAGCAGCTTGGAGAGACTGGAAAGAGCATTCATGAGTTAGAGAAATCCAAAAAGACAGTGGAGTCAGAGAAAGCTGAGATCCAGACTGCACTTGAAGAAGCTGAG GGCACACTGGAGCATGAAGAGTCTAAGATTCTTCGTGTCCAGCTGGAACTGAACCAGGTCAAGAGTGAGATTGACAGGAAGCTGGCTGAGAAAGATGAGGAGATGGAACAGATAAAGAGAAACAGCCAAAGAGTGATTGATTCAATGCAGAGCACCCTGGACTCTGAGGTCAGGAGCAGAAATGATGCCCTTAGAGTCAAGAAGAAGATGGAGGGAGATCTTAATGAGATGGAGATTCAGCTGAGTCATGCCAACCGCCAGGCTGCTGAGGCCCAGAAGCAGCTCAGGAACATCCAAGGCCAGCTCAAG GATGCCCAACTGCACCTTGATGATGCTGTCAGAGGACAGGAGGACATGAAGGAGCAGGTTGCCATGGTGGAGCGCAGAAATAATCTGATGCAAGCAGAGATTGAGGAGCTGAGAGCTGCACTGGAGCAAACAGAGAGAGGCCGCAAAGTGGCAGAGCAGGAGCTGGTTGATGCCAGTGAGCGTGTCGGACTGCTACACTCTCAA aatacGAGTCTCATTAACACCAAGAAGAAGCTTGAGGCTGATCTGGTTCAGGTTCAAGGTGAGGTAGATGATGCAGTCCAAGAGGCCAGAAATGCAGAGGAGAAGGCCAAGAAAGCCATAACTGAT gcTGCCATGATGGCTGAGGAGCTGAAGAAGGAGCAGGACACCAGTGCTCACCTGGAAAGGATGAAGAAGAACCTGGAGGTAACTGTCAAAGATCTGCAGCACCGTCTAGATGAGGCTGAGAGTCTGGCCATGAAAGGTGGCAAGAAACAGCTCCAGAAACTGGAGTCCAGG GTGCGCGAGTTGGAGTCTGAAGTTGAAGCTGAACAGAGACGTGGTGCTGATGCTGTAAAAGGAGTGCGCAAATATGAGAGGAGAGTGAAGGAGCTCACCTACCAG ACTGAAGAAGACAAGAAGAATGTGACTAGACTGCAGGATCTGGTAGACAAGCTGCAGCTGAAAGTGAAGGCCTATAAGCGCCAGGCTGAGGAAGCT GAGGAACAGGCCAACACTCACCTGTCCAGGTACAGGAAGGTGCAGCATGAGATGGAGGAGGCTCAGGAGCGTGCTGACATCGCTGAGTCCCAGGTCAACAAGCTGAGAGCCAAAAGCCGTGATATTGGAAAGGTACTGCACAAAGTTCCAAATCATTAA